From Anomalospiza imberbis isolate Cuckoo-Finch-1a 21T00152 chromosome 6, ASM3175350v1, whole genome shotgun sequence, one genomic window encodes:
- the DRD4 gene encoding D(4) dopamine receptor: MGNGTAGPPPAVPGHSIAALVLGILLILLIVGGNGLVCLSVCTERALKTTTNYFIVSLAVADLLLALLVLPLYVYSEFQGGVWSLSTVLCDALMTMDVMLCTASIFNLCAISVDRFIAVQIPLNYNRRQIDLRQLILISTTWIFAFAVASPVIFGLNNVPDRDPSLCQLEDDNYIVYSSICSFFIPCPVMLVLYCGMFQGLKRWEEARKAKLRGCIYGANRKLYHPPTLMEREQTRLGLLECSPYARAGLPGECGMNSGIQTVSYPHLQYPHPGHGRKQAKINGRERKAMRVLPVVVGAFLFCWTPFFVVHITRALCKSCSIAPEVTSTVTWLGYVNSALNPIIYTVFNAEFRNFFRKVLHLFC; the protein is encoded by the exons ATGGGCAACGGCACCGCCGGACCCCCGCCCGCCGTACCCGGCCACAGCATCGCCGCCCTGGTGCTCggcatcctcctcatcctcctcattgTCGGCGGCAACGGGCTCGTCTGTCTGAGCGTCTGCACGGAGCGGGCGCTCAAGACCACCACCAACTACTTCATCGTCAGCCTCGCCGTGGCCGACCTGCTGCTCGCCCTCCTCGTCCTGCCCCTCTACGTCTACTCCGAG TTCCAGGGAGGAGTGTGGTCCCTCAGCACGGTGCTGTGCGATGCCCTGATGACCATGGATGTGATGCTGTGCACGGCCTCCATCTTCAACCTGTGTGCTATCAGCGTGGATCG GTTCATCGCTGTTCAAATCCCACTCAACTACAACCGGCGGCAGATCGACCTGCGGCAGCTGATCCTTATATCCACCACCTGGATATTCGCCTTTGCTGTGGCATCCCCAGTCATATTTGGCCTCAACAATGTCCCAGACCGGGACCCCAGCTTGTGCCAACTGGAGGATGACAACTACATCGTGTATTCCTCCATCTGCTCCTTCTTCATCCCATGCCCTGTCATGCTGGTTCTGTACTGTGGCATGTTCCAAGGACTCAAGCGCTGGGAAGAAGCCCGGAAGGCCAAGCTGAGAGGCTGCATCTATGGAGCCAACAGGAAGCTGTATCACCCCCCAACCTTGATGGAGAGAGAGCAGACCcggctggggctgctggagtgCAGCCCCTACGCTCGTGCCGGCCTCCCTGGGGAGTGTGGGATGAACAGTGGGATCCAGACTGTGTCCTACCCACACCTCCAGTACCCGCACCCAGGGCACGGGCGCAAGCAGGCCAAGATCAACGGCCGGGAGCGCAAGGCCATGCGGGTGCTGCCAGTCGTCGTCG GTGCTTTCCTCTTCTGCTGGACACCTTTTTTTGTGGTACACATTACCAGGGCTCTCTGCAAGTCCTGCTCCATCGCCCCTGAAGTCACCAGCACTGTCACTTGGCTGGGCTACGTCAACAGTGCTCTCAACCCCATCATTTACACCGTGTTCAACGCCGAGTTCAGAAACTTCTTCCGCAAAGTCTTGCACCTCTTCTGCTGA